In Streptomyces sp. P3, one DNA window encodes the following:
- a CDS encoding carbohydrate ABC transporter permease gives MTTLQPPVAAEPRPAPPPAKRDRRSWTGWGFLGPFVAVFALVFLAPIVYSIYLSLFRNQLIGGNQFVGLDNYTRALQDEAFWGAVGRVALFLAVQVPLMLGIALLVALALDSGRLYGKSFFRITIFLPYAVPAVVATLMWGFMYGTKYGLVGDINSAFGVTLPDLLSPGWVLASIGNIVTWEFVGYNMLIFYSALRVVPTSLYEAAEIDGAGQWRIIRSIKLPAIRGAIVIATIFSIIGSFQLFNEPSILRPLALNSITTDFTPNFYTYSLSFNGQQHNYSATVAIIMGVITMIVAYAVQLRGMRKEA, from the coding sequence ATGACGACGCTGCAACCGCCGGTGGCCGCCGAGCCGCGGCCGGCACCGCCTCCGGCGAAACGGGACCGCCGCTCCTGGACCGGGTGGGGTTTCCTCGGCCCGTTCGTGGCCGTGTTCGCGCTGGTCTTCCTGGCCCCGATCGTGTATTCGATCTACCTCAGCCTCTTCCGGAACCAGCTCATCGGCGGAAACCAGTTCGTCGGCCTGGACAACTACACCCGGGCCCTGCAGGACGAAGCCTTCTGGGGCGCCGTCGGCCGGGTGGCGCTCTTCCTGGCGGTCCAGGTGCCGCTCATGCTCGGCATCGCCCTGCTGGTGGCGCTGGCACTGGACAGCGGCCGGCTCTACGGCAAGAGCTTCTTCCGCATCACGATCTTCCTGCCGTACGCCGTGCCCGCCGTGGTCGCCACCCTGATGTGGGGCTTCATGTACGGCACCAAGTACGGCCTGGTGGGCGACATCAACTCCGCGTTCGGTGTCACGCTGCCCGACCTGCTCTCCCCCGGTTGGGTGCTCGCCTCCATCGGCAACATCGTGACCTGGGAGTTCGTCGGGTACAACATGCTGATCTTCTACTCGGCACTGCGCGTCGTCCCGACCTCGTTGTATGAGGCGGCGGAGATCGACGGCGCGGGCCAGTGGCGGATCATCCGCTCGATCAAGCTGCCCGCGATCCGGGGAGCCATCGTCATCGCCACGATCTTCTCGATCATCGGCAGCTTCCAGCTCTTCAACGAGCCGAGCATCCTGCGCCCGCTGGCGCTGAACTCCATCACCACGGACTTCACGCCGAACTTCTACACGTACTCGCTGTCCTTCAACGGCCAGCAGCACAACTACTCCGCGACGGTGGCCATCATCATGGGCGTCATCACGATGATCGTCGCCTACGCCGTCCAGCTGCGCGGCATGCGCAAGGAAGCGTGA
- a CDS encoding LacI family DNA-binding transcriptional regulator codes for MAERTPARGSRRPRATASMADVARLAGVSSQTVSRVSNGYAGVNEETRRQVLEAMKELGYRPNSAARALKRGEFRTIGVITFTLSTTGNVRTLEAIATSAAEEGYAVTLLPVAVPTSDEVRGAFSRLEELAVDAVIVIMEVHLLDAATVKLPPHVQVVVVDSDAGDHYTVVDTDQAGGTRTAVQHLLDLGHRTVWHLGGPADSFAAQRRADAWRAALAEAGRPAPPLVRGDWSAESGYRAGLELAAHEECTAVFVANDQMALGLLRALHEGGRRVPEDVSVIGFDDIPEASSFLPPLTTLYQDFAEVGRLCVRAVLRKMRPDGAEHGTTLVPTRLVLRQSTAPPPGVD; via the coding sequence ATGGCCGAAAGAACACCGGCGAGAGGGTCGCGGCGGCCGCGGGCCACGGCCTCCATGGCCGACGTCGCACGGCTCGCGGGGGTGTCCTCGCAGACGGTGTCCCGGGTCTCCAACGGTTACGCCGGGGTGAACGAGGAGACCCGTCGGCAGGTGCTCGAAGCCATGAAGGAACTCGGCTACCGGCCCAACAGTGCCGCCCGGGCCCTCAAGCGCGGCGAGTTCCGCACGATCGGCGTCATCACCTTCACGCTGTCCACCACCGGCAATGTGCGCACCCTGGAGGCGATCGCCACCTCGGCGGCGGAAGAGGGCTACGCGGTGACGCTGCTCCCGGTGGCCGTCCCCACCTCCGACGAGGTGCGCGGCGCGTTCTCCCGGCTGGAGGAACTGGCCGTCGACGCGGTCATCGTCATCATGGAGGTGCACCTGCTCGACGCGGCGACCGTCAAACTCCCGCCGCACGTCCAGGTCGTCGTGGTGGACTCCGACGCCGGCGACCACTACACCGTCGTCGACACCGACCAGGCCGGCGGCACCCGCACCGCCGTCCAGCACCTCCTCGACCTCGGCCACCGCACCGTCTGGCACCTGGGCGGACCCGCGGACTCGTTCGCCGCCCAGCGTCGCGCGGACGCGTGGCGTGCCGCCCTCGCCGAGGCGGGCCGGCCGGCCCCGCCCCTCGTCCGCGGCGACTGGTCGGCGGAGTCCGGCTACCGGGCAGGCCTCGAACTCGCGGCCCACGAGGAGTGCACGGCCGTCTTCGTGGCCAACGACCAGATGGCACTGGGGCTGCTCCGGGCCCTGCACGAAGGCGGCCGCCGGGTGCCCGAGGACGTCAGCGTCATCGGCTTCGACGACATTCCCGAGGCGAGTTCCTTCCTGCCCCCGCTCACCACCCTGTACCAGGACTTCGCCGAGGTGGGCCGGCTCTGTGTCCGGGCCGTGCTGCGCAAGATGCGCCCGGACGGCGCCGAGCACGGGACCACGCTGGTGCCGACACGGCTCGTCCTGAGGCAGAGCACGGCCCCGCCGCCCGGGGTGGACTGA
- a CDS encoding lysophospholipid acyltransferase family protein, with translation MFSRAVIALTPLFGRLTVTSEIKLRLPAGSIFVANHDSLADPAVVMAALRRFELDPVVMATAGLWRIPLLGRALTREGHIPVHRRTTHAALALDAAAEALAGGRHVLLYGEGGLPRRRDAAATAPEPFRTGLARLAQATGALVVPVGHAGARRITSGSAVKQLAGTLTAPVRRPHCHVHLGAPLRLPAETERGTTAARLAVTTAWRTAARAVGEHPR, from the coding sequence GTGTTCAGCCGTGCTGTCATCGCCCTGACGCCGCTCTTCGGGCGGCTCACCGTCACCAGTGAGATCAAGCTGCGGCTGCCCGCGGGCAGCATCTTCGTGGCCAACCACGACTCCCTGGCCGACCCCGCCGTCGTCATGGCCGCCCTTCGGCGGTTCGAGCTGGACCCGGTGGTCATGGCGACCGCGGGGCTGTGGCGCATACCGCTGCTCGGCCGGGCGCTGACCCGGGAGGGACACATCCCGGTCCACCGCCGCACGACGCACGCGGCGCTGGCCCTCGACGCCGCCGCCGAGGCGCTGGCCGGCGGTCGGCACGTGCTGCTGTACGGCGAGGGCGGGCTGCCGCGCCGCAGGGACGCGGCGGCGACCGCGCCCGAACCGTTCCGCACCGGGCTGGCCCGCCTGGCGCAGGCGACCGGCGCGCTGGTGGTGCCGGTGGGCCATGCGGGCGCCCGGCGCATCACCTCCGGCTCGGCCGTGAAGCAGCTGGCGGGCACGTTGACCGCGCCGGTGCGGCGCCCGCACTGCCACGTCCACCTGGGCGCGCCGCTGCGGCTGCCCGCGGAGACGGAGCGCGGGACGACGGCCGCGCGGCTCGCGGTCACCACGGCCTGGCGTACGGCGGCCCGGGCCGTGGGCGAACACCCGAGGTGA
- the pgm gene encoding phosphoglucomutase (alpha-D-glucose-1,6-bisphosphate-dependent), which produces MQHERAGRKAGPEDLVDVARLVTAYYALHPDPDDPAQRVAFGTSGHRGSSLNTAFNEDHIAATSQAICEYRAAQGTDGPLFLGADSHALSEPARVTALEVFAANGVTVLIDSADGYTPTPAVSHAILTHNRGRAAALADGVVVTPSHNPPADGGFKYNPPSGGPAGSDATSWIQDRANEIIASGLKDVRRVPQARALAAPTTKRYDFLGAYVADLPGVLDLDAIRAAGVRIGADPLGGASVAYWGRIAEQHRLDLTVVNPLTDPTWRFMTLDWDGKIRMDCSSPYAMASLIGRRDRFDIATGNDADADRHGIVTPDAGLMNPNHYLAAAIAYLYAHREQWPAGAGVGKTLVSSSMIDRVAGDLGRRLVEVPVGFKWFVDGLVDGSLGFGGEESAGASFLRRDGSVWTTDKDGIILALLASEITAVTGRTPSEHYAALTDRFGAPAYARIDAPATREEKALLARLSPAQVTADTLAGEAVTGVLTEAPGNGASIGGIKVTTENAWFAARPSGTEDVYKIYAESFLGPDHLRRVQDEARDVVDAALGG; this is translated from the coding sequence ATGCAGCACGAGCGAGCGGGCCGGAAGGCCGGCCCCGAGGATCTCGTCGACGTCGCCCGGCTGGTCACCGCGTACTACGCGCTGCACCCCGACCCGGACGACCCGGCGCAGCGCGTGGCGTTCGGCACCTCCGGGCACCGCGGATCGTCGCTGAACACCGCGTTCAACGAGGACCACATCGCGGCCACCAGCCAGGCCATCTGCGAGTACCGGGCCGCGCAGGGCACCGACGGACCCCTCTTCCTCGGCGCCGACAGCCACGCACTGTCCGAGCCGGCCCGGGTCACCGCCCTCGAGGTGTTCGCTGCCAACGGGGTGACCGTGCTCATCGACAGCGCCGACGGCTACACGCCCACGCCCGCCGTCTCGCACGCGATCCTGACCCACAACCGCGGGCGCGCCGCCGCACTCGCCGACGGCGTCGTGGTCACCCCCTCGCACAATCCGCCCGCCGACGGCGGCTTCAAGTACAACCCGCCGAGCGGCGGGCCCGCGGGCTCCGACGCCACCTCCTGGATCCAGGACAGGGCCAACGAGATCATCGCGTCCGGCCTGAAGGACGTCCGGCGCGTCCCCCAGGCACGGGCTCTCGCCGCACCCACGACCAAGCGGTACGACTTCCTCGGCGCGTACGTCGCCGACCTGCCCGGCGTCCTCGACCTGGACGCGATCCGCGCCGCCGGGGTGCGCATCGGCGCCGACCCGCTGGGCGGGGCCTCGGTCGCCTACTGGGGCAGGATCGCCGAGCAGCACCGCCTCGACCTGACCGTGGTCAACCCGCTGACCGACCCCACCTGGCGGTTCATGACGCTGGACTGGGACGGCAAGATCCGCATGGACTGCTCGTCGCCGTACGCGATGGCCTCCCTGATCGGCCGGCGCGACCGGTTCGACATCGCCACGGGCAACGACGCCGACGCCGACCGGCACGGCATCGTCACCCCCGACGCTGGCCTGATGAACCCCAACCACTACCTGGCCGCGGCCATCGCCTACCTCTACGCGCACCGCGAGCAGTGGCCCGCGGGCGCGGGCGTCGGCAAGACGCTGGTGTCGTCCTCCATGATCGACCGCGTCGCGGGCGACCTCGGACGCCGGCTGGTCGAGGTACCCGTCGGCTTCAAGTGGTTCGTGGACGGACTGGTGGACGGCTCGCTCGGCTTCGGCGGCGAGGAGTCCGCGGGCGCCTCCTTCCTGCGCCGCGACGGGTCCGTCTGGACGACCGACAAGGACGGCATCATCCTCGCGCTGCTGGCCTCAGAGATCACGGCGGTCACCGGGAGAACCCCCTCCGAGCACTACGCCGCGCTCACCGACCGCTTCGGCGCTCCCGCCTACGCCCGCATCGACGCCCCGGCCACCCGGGAGGAGAAGGCGCTGCTGGCGAGGCTGTCGCCCGCGCAGGTCACGGCCGACACCCTGGCCGGCGAGGCGGTCACCGGCGTGCTCACCGAGGCGCCCGGCAACGGCGCGTCCATCGGGGGCATCAAGGTGACCACCGAGAACGCCTGGTTCGCGGCCCGCCCGTCGGGCACCGAGGACGTCTACAAGATCTACGCCGAGTCCTTCCTCGGCCCCGACCACCTGCGCCGGGTCCAGGACGAGGCCAGGGACGTGGTCGACGCGGCGCTGGGCGGCTGA
- a CDS encoding PP2C family protein-serine/threonine phosphatase, with protein MSRKRTTDDGDELLARLGSLTAQARERAEQQRSRVELALALQRGMLPRDLPSGPGFRLAVQYAPACHGLNVGGDWYDAFAMPDGRVGLSIGDVQGHNIEATAFMGQVRAGLRALASVTGEPGELLARTNDLLLSLGSELFATCTFMRLDPATGVLESARAGHIPCVWATADGKSGVAEDEGGPPLGVQEGSDYPVTRYRLTKGGVFVLLTDGVVEGPTLSVEEGLDQVVRLAGIAAVAQMEAGALAAAVIKGAERVGHEDDAAVLVVGHDGLVAPEVPRVQP; from the coding sequence ATGTCCCGCAAGCGCACCACGGACGACGGCGACGAGCTGCTGGCCAGACTCGGATCGCTGACCGCCCAGGCGCGTGAGCGCGCGGAGCAGCAGCGCTCCCGCGTCGAGCTGGCCCTCGCCCTGCAGCGCGGCATGCTGCCCCGCGACCTGCCGTCCGGCCCCGGTTTCCGGCTGGCCGTGCAGTACGCGCCTGCCTGCCACGGGCTCAACGTGGGCGGCGACTGGTACGACGCCTTCGCCATGCCGGACGGGCGCGTCGGCCTGTCCATCGGCGACGTGCAGGGCCACAACATAGAGGCGACCGCCTTCATGGGCCAGGTCCGGGCCGGACTGCGCGCCCTGGCCTCCGTGACCGGGGAGCCGGGCGAACTGCTCGCGCGGACCAACGACCTGCTCCTCTCCCTCGGCAGCGAACTCTTCGCCACCTGCACGTTCATGCGGCTCGATCCCGCCACCGGTGTGCTCGAGAGCGCCAGGGCGGGCCACATCCCGTGCGTGTGGGCCACCGCGGACGGCAAGTCCGGCGTCGCCGAGGACGAGGGCGGACCGCCGCTGGGTGTCCAGGAGGGCTCGGACTATCCCGTCACGCGCTACCGGCTCACCAAGGGCGGAGTGTTCGTCCTGCTCACGGACGGTGTGGTCGAAGGGCCGACGCTGAGCGTCGAGGAGGGCCTCGACCAGGTCGTACGGCTCGCGGGCATAGCCGCCGTCGCGCAGATGGAGGCGGGTGCGCTCGCCGCCGCGGTGATCAAGGGCGCCGAGCGGGTCGGCCACGAGGACGACGCGGCGGTGCTGGTGGTGGGACACGACGGGCTGGTGGCGCCGGAAGTGCCCCGCGTCCAGCCGTAG
- a CDS encoding MASE1 domain-containing protein translates to MAAVVGFEVLRRPAGFVVLTLAVALCYYAAGRLGLMRELVVEGAVFTPIWPPTGVAVACLLLFGLRCAPGIALGALLVIMSLTSLRPVVIGNLLGNTAAPVCAYLLLRRVGFRTDLARLRDGLALVFLGALTAMLVSATVGVGLLLLTDRLGAHSFWPVWLAWWVGDAMGVLLVTPVLLLLSAVRLPLDLSRWKEATGLALSACVLVPPATRSSVSLLFLVYPLLIWAALRFQLAGSMLCALFTSVLATVAATDAVGPFEDLTRIEVMIKLQAFNGTMALTALLLSAVIAEQRNTRRSVERACQELVEVLEHLTAGEAPPGRPPKDAGD, encoded by the coding sequence ATGGCTGCTGTGGTGGGTTTCGAGGTTCTGCGCAGGCCGGCCGGCTTCGTCGTGCTGACGCTGGCCGTCGCCCTCTGCTACTACGCGGCGGGGCGGCTGGGCCTCATGCGGGAGCTCGTCGTCGAGGGCGCCGTGTTCACCCCCATCTGGCCGCCCACCGGCGTCGCGGTGGCCTGTCTGCTGCTCTTCGGGCTCCGCTGCGCGCCGGGCATCGCCCTCGGGGCCTTGCTCGTCATCATGTCCCTGACCTCGCTGCGCCCCGTGGTGATCGGCAACCTGCTGGGCAACACCGCCGCCCCGGTATGCGCGTACCTCCTGCTGCGCAGAGTGGGCTTCCGCACCGATCTGGCCCGACTGCGCGACGGCCTCGCACTGGTGTTCCTGGGGGCGCTCACCGCGATGCTGGTGAGCGCGACCGTGGGCGTAGGGCTGCTGCTGCTCACCGACCGCCTCGGCGCGCACAGCTTCTGGCCCGTGTGGCTCGCCTGGTGGGTGGGCGACGCGATGGGCGTGCTGCTCGTCACCCCGGTGCTGCTGCTGCTGTCCGCGGTGCGCCTGCCCCTGGACCTGTCGCGCTGGAAGGAGGCCACGGGACTGGCCCTCAGCGCCTGCGTCCTGGTCCCGCCGGCCACCCGGAGTTCCGTGAGCCTGCTGTTCCTGGTCTACCCGCTGCTGATCTGGGCGGCGTTGCGCTTCCAGCTCGCCGGCAGCATGCTGTGCGCCCTGTTCACCTCGGTGCTGGCCACCGTCGCCGCGACGGACGCCGTCGGACCCTTCGAGGATCTGACCCGGATCGAGGTGATGATCAAACTCCAGGCCTTCAACGGCACGATGGCCCTGACCGCCCTGCTCCTCTCCGCGGTGATCGCCGAGCAGCGCAACACCCGCCGCTCCGTGGAACGCGCCTGCCAGGAACTGGTCGAGGTCCTGGAACACCTCACCGCGGGCGAGGCCCCGCCCGGCCGCCCCCCGAAGGACGCCGGGGACTGA
- a CDS encoding WGR domain-containing protein, whose protein sequence is MSTGSSTLSTTYLELSQDDGGAHKFYEVTVDGTVVTVRYGRIGATGQVQTTAFPTVEKARAAAAKKVGEKVRKGYAPAVAGQRAPRAVTRRQVASAPSTARAVAPVLWRFRTGSSAFGIHVDDDHCWVGNQGGDVYTLDHEGGVLARFNLPDGVKCLVADDFWIYAGCDDGKVYDLSSKLPFAAYDITADVDIFWLDIHEGVLNVSDRGGRLTVIDHEDEHQWARRSQGEHAWMVRADDRGVYHGHHRGVTAYAPDGGGELWHTPTRGGVLFGWQEDDAVYAGTAHRVVQRLSKATGAIEATYGCDSAVYSCATSPGGRFVFAGDASSSVYCFDRDGTRLWKLGTGGGSALSMQYHDERLYLVTTDGSLVCVDASETAVSAAQQGTVPVARDVKLAAVLPTYAPATAVSAVATVAQAPVGAVVVECVREGGRVRVHVVSDGYDTSWNVQFPREIREPGARYVVDALHSAAGGFYRVRGDIRRLL, encoded by the coding sequence ATGTCTACCGGGTCCAGCACGCTGTCCACGACGTATCTGGAGCTGTCGCAGGACGACGGCGGCGCGCACAAGTTCTACGAAGTCACCGTCGACGGCACGGTGGTGACGGTGCGGTACGGGCGGATCGGCGCCACGGGCCAGGTGCAGACGACCGCCTTCCCCACCGTCGAGAAGGCGCGCGCCGCCGCCGCGAAGAAGGTCGGGGAGAAGGTCCGCAAGGGCTATGCGCCGGCCGTCGCCGGGCAGCGCGCCCCCCGCGCGGTCACGCGCCGTCAGGTCGCTTCGGCGCCGTCCACGGCGCGTGCGGTGGCACCGGTGCTGTGGCGGTTCCGCACCGGCTCCTCCGCCTTCGGCATCCACGTGGACGACGACCACTGCTGGGTCGGCAACCAGGGGGGCGACGTCTACACCCTCGACCACGAAGGCGGTGTCCTCGCCCGGTTCAACCTGCCGGACGGCGTGAAGTGCCTGGTCGCCGACGACTTCTGGATCTACGCCGGATGCGACGACGGCAAGGTGTACGACCTGTCCTCGAAGCTGCCGTTCGCGGCGTACGACATCACCGCGGACGTCGACATCTTCTGGCTGGACATCCACGAGGGCGTGCTGAACGTCTCCGACCGGGGCGGCAGGCTCACCGTCATCGACCACGAGGACGAGCACCAGTGGGCCCGCCGCAGCCAGGGCGAGCACGCCTGGATGGTCCGCGCCGACGACCGCGGCGTCTACCACGGCCACCACCGGGGCGTCACCGCCTACGCGCCCGACGGCGGCGGCGAACTCTGGCACACCCCCACCCGTGGCGGCGTCCTCTTCGGCTGGCAGGAGGACGACGCCGTGTACGCGGGCACCGCGCACCGGGTGGTCCAGCGGCTGTCGAAGGCGACCGGCGCGATCGAGGCCACGTACGGCTGTGACAGCGCGGTGTACTCCTGTGCCACCTCGCCGGGCGGCCGGTTCGTGTTCGCGGGTGACGCGTCGTCGTCCGTCTACTGCTTCGACCGGGACGGCACCCGCCTGTGGAAGCTCGGCACCGGCGGCGGCTCGGCCCTGTCGATGCAATACCACGACGAACGGCTGTACCTGGTGACCACGGACGGCTCGCTGGTCTGCGTGGACGCGAGCGAGACGGCCGTCTCCGCGGCGCAGCAGGGCACCGTGCCGGTGGCGCGGGACGTGAAGCTCGCCGCGGTGCTGCCGACCTACGCCCCGGCCACCGCCGTGAGCGCGGTGGCGACGGTCGCCCAGGCCCCCGTCGGCGCCGTCGTCGTCGAGTGCGTCCGGGAAGGCGGCCGGGTCCGCGTGCACGTGGTCTCCGACGGCTACGACACCTCGTGGAACGTGCAGTTCCCGCGCGAGATACGCGAGCCCGGGGCGCGGTACGTCGTGGACGCCCTGCACTCGGCGGCCGGCGGCTTCTACCGGGTCCGCGGTGACATCCGACGCCTGTTGTGA
- a CDS encoding SAM-dependent methyltransferase, whose protein sequence is MTDHVTTPGPAAPQKIDTTVPHSARIWNYWLGGKDNYPVDEEAGDAYTAVFPGIVTIARSSRAFLRRNITFLVAEAGIRQFLDVGTGLPTAENTHEVAQRLAAETRIVYVDNDPLVLAHARALLTSTPEGATAYVDANVLEPERILAAAAETLDLTRPTALILSNILGHVADYDEARSVVTRLMAALPSGSYLSVNDGSRGVDPVFEQAQDAYNESGAVPYNLRTVDEITAYFDGLELLEPGVVSVPLWRPEAASPAPAVIGEHGGLARKP, encoded by the coding sequence ATGACCGACCATGTCACCACGCCCGGACCGGCGGCCCCTCAGAAGATCGACACGACGGTGCCGCACTCGGCCCGCATCTGGAACTACTGGCTGGGCGGGAAGGACAACTACCCCGTCGACGAGGAGGCCGGCGACGCGTACACCGCCGTCTTCCCCGGCATCGTGACCATCGCCCGCAGCAGTCGTGCCTTCCTGCGCCGCAACATCACGTTCCTCGTGGCAGAGGCCGGCATTCGCCAGTTCCTCGACGTGGGGACCGGCCTGCCGACCGCCGAGAACACCCACGAGGTCGCCCAGCGCCTCGCCGCCGAGACCCGGATCGTCTACGTCGACAACGATCCGCTGGTCCTCGCCCACGCCCGCGCCCTGCTCACCTCCACCCCGGAGGGCGCGACCGCCTACGTCGACGCCAACGTGCTGGAGCCCGAGCGCATCCTGGCCGCCGCCGCCGAGACGCTGGACCTCACCCGCCCCACGGCGCTCATCCTCAGCAACATCCTGGGCCACGTCGCCGACTACGACGAGGCCCGCTCCGTCGTCACCCGGCTGATGGCCGCACTGCCCTCCGGGAGCTACCTGTCCGTCAACGACGGGTCGCGGGGCGTGGACCCGGTCTTCGAGCAGGCCCAGGACGCCTACAACGAGAGCGGCGCGGTCCCGTACAACCTGCGTACGGTCGACGAGATCACCGCCTACTTCGACGGTCTGGAGCTGCTGGAGCCCGGGGTCGTCTCGGTCCCGCTGTGGCGTCCGGAGGCCGCCTCCCCGGCCCCGGCCGTGATCGGCGAGCACGGCGGCCTCGCCCGCAAGCCGTAG
- a CDS encoding AAA family ATPase: MAAVKTGTRETRLVVLRGNSASGKSSVAAGLRDRFGRGLALVGQDNLRRAVLRERDRPGAANIGLIDAVARYALDAGYHVVLEGLLYADHYGAMLARLRADHRGPTHAYYLDVPFAETLVRHATKPIAHEVGEEDLRDWYRPLDLLPGGAEAVIGADSTLGDTVERILRDTGLDRLPPTDR, translated from the coding sequence GTGGCCGCCGTGAAGACAGGCACCCGGGAGACCCGGCTGGTCGTGCTGCGCGGCAACAGCGCCTCGGGCAAGTCCTCGGTGGCGGCGGGCCTGCGCGACCGGTTCGGCCGAGGCCTGGCCCTCGTGGGGCAGGACAACCTCCGCCGCGCCGTGCTGCGCGAGCGTGACCGGCCGGGGGCGGCGAACATCGGGCTGATCGACGCCGTCGCCCGCTACGCCCTGGACGCCGGCTACCACGTCGTCCTCGAGGGACTCCTGTACGCCGACCACTACGGCGCGATGCTCGCCCGGCTGCGCGCCGACCACCGCGGCCCCACCCACGCCTACTACCTCGACGTGCCGTTCGCCGAGACCCTGGTGCGCCACGCCACCAAGCCGATCGCGCACGAGGTGGGCGAGGAGGACCTGCGCGACTGGTACCGCCCCCTGGATCTGCTGCCGGGCGGGGCCGAGGCCGTCATCGGGGCGGACAGCACCCTCGGCGACACCGTCGAGCGCATTCTGCGCGACACGGGCCTGGACCGCCTGCCGCCGACGGACCGCTGA